One Archangium violaceum genomic window, GCCGAGGGGCATCGCCCTGGCGGCGGGCAGGTCCTTCGCCTCGAAGGTGAAGGAGCCGGATTCGGCGCGCAGTCCCTTGAGGAGGATGCTCTGGGCGCGCTGCGCGAGCTGGGTGAAGGCGGTGGCGGGCTGGAGGAGTCCGAGCCCGAAGAGCGCCGCGAGCACCTCTCCGCCGAAGCGGCCCCGAGCGGCCTCGGCCTGCTGGAGTTGCTCCGGGGTGACGAGCTTCGACTGCACGAGCCAGGTGCCGAGCGCGTCCCCGGGGAGGGAGGAGTCGATGAACTCGGGGTTGCCCTTGCGGAAGTGGATGCTGACGGTGCAGTCGGCCAGGGTGAGCGTGAGCAGACCCGTGTGGTTGCCGGCGGCGATGAGCCCGTAGAGGCGCACGGGGGAGTGCGTCTCGAGCTGCCCGCTGGCGGGGGGCAGCTGCTCCGGGCCCGGCGCGGGGGTCGCGGCGGAGGCGGGCGCGGCCGTGGGAGCGGGTTGCGCGGGAGCTCCCGGCGCGGCGGGGCGTGCGGCGGCACCCGGCGGAGTTCCCGGAGGAGCGGGGTGGGGCGCGGCACCGGGAGCGGCGGGGCGCTGGGCGGCGGCGGGGGCTGGCGTCCCAGGCATGCCGGGCCCGGGCGTCACGGCGGGAGGCGGGCGGGCGGCATTCGCGGGAGCGGCACCCGCGGGAGCGCCAGGAACCGTGGCACCCGCGGTCGGTGCGGCGGGCCGGGCACCTGGGGCCGCGGCGGGCGCACCGGGCCGGGCGGCGGTGGGGGCACCGGGGTTGGCCACGGGCACACCCGCCCCTGGCACAGGGGGTCGCGTGACGGCACCCGGTTTGGCGACGGGCAGACCCACTCCCGGTACAGGCGCTCGGGTGACGGCGGCACCCGGGCCCGCCACGGGCACTCCTGCTCCGGGCACGGGAGGCCGGGTGACGGCACCGGGGCCGCGAGGCATGGCTCCAGGGCCCGCGGAGGGCGCTGTCCCCGGCGCGGGCGCCGCGGGAGGCCTGCCCGGTTGAGGACCGGGGGGCATGGCTCCAGCGGGTGGTGTGGCCGGAGCACTCGGGCCGGGGGGGACGACGTCGCCCCACATCTCGCGCGGGAAGGCATCGCGGATGTGCGGGAAGCGACCGGGGAAGGCGAAGTTGATGCCGTCCTCGGAGACCTGGAGCCGACCCTGGATGGCGCCGTTATCGATGAGCAGCTCGATGGTCGGCAGGGCCAGTGGGCCCCAGATGGCCCCCTGCTCGTTACGCACGAAGTATTGCCGGACGTCTCCCTCCGCCATCTCGGATGTCGCTCCTTGTATGCGTCCTCACCCTACCCCCGTCTCAGGATGAGGGAAAGCAAGCTGCCCGGCGCGGCGCTGTCAGGGGGTTTCCAGGGAGGCCAGCCCGAGGATGCTCAGGCAGGCCGGGTTCGCGTCCTGGGTGCTCGGCGGGTCGAAGCAGTGGACCTCGGTGTCGAACACCTTGCACATCCCCTTCGGGGTGGCGGCGCAGGCCACCTTGGAATAGGCCTTGGTGCAGCCGTAGCCGCACACGGGCTGGCCGTCGCTGAGCTGGCACTGAAGGGGTGGCAGGGACTTGCCCCAGGAGCAGAAGGCCTGGGCGGGCGGGTCGAAGCAGTCCAGCCGCATGCCATCGCTCTTGCAGATGCCCTGGGGCGTCTTGCTGCAGGCCACCTTTCCGGCGCCGAGGGTGCACTTGTAACCACAGGCGACGTCCGTGCCGTAGCCCCGGCACTCGGAGCGAGGCGTCTCGCGGCCATAGACGGCGTACACCTCGGGGGGCGGATCGAAGCAGACGAGCTCGTCGTTGCGGCCGGTGCAGATGCCCGCCGGGGTGCGCGCGCACTTCACCTTGCCGAACTGCGTGGCGCACTGGTAGCCGCAGGCCACCTGTCCGTCGATGGCCTTGCACTCGGGAGGGGGCAGCGCGTCACCGTAGATGCGGACGATGTAGGCGGGTGGGTCGAAGCAGATGGCCTGGCCGTCGATGACCTGGCAGGAGCCCTGGGGCGTCTGCGCGCACCGCACGCGCTGTCCGTCCGACTTGCATTGGTAGCCGCACGCCACCTGCCCGTCGATGGATCGGCAGGTGGGACCTTTCGGGTCAGGGGGCGCGGCGGACAGCAGCGCGAGGGTCATCACGGAAACGAGAGACGCGAGCACGATGGGACCTCGGCGGGGGACGTGTCCCCGAATTGACGCCCAGAGTCGGCGCGCGCGCAAGCTTTGGACATGGTAGGTGCCCGCTCGTGGAAGTGACTTCGCTCGAAATCGTCCTGTTGTGTGTCGCGGCCCTGACGGCCGGTGTGGTGGATGCCATTGCAGGAGGAGGAGGGCTCGTCACGCTGCCCGCCTTGCTGGCGACCGGCCTGCCGACGCACGTGGTGCTGGGCACCAACAAGGGCCAGTCCGTGTTCGGCGCGTTCGCGGCGCTGGTGCGCTTCTGGCGGGCGGGACTGCTGAGCGGGAAGCTCGCGGCCATCACCTTTCCGCTGGGGTTGGTGGGATCGTTCATCGGCGCGGCGCTGGTGCTGCTGATGCGGCCCGAGGTCCTCAAGCCGGTGGTGCTCGTGCTGCTGGTCATCGTGGCCGCGTTCCTGGCGTTCCGCCGGGGGCCTCCGCCGGGGGAGCGACCGGAGCCACCTTTCAAGCGCATGCTCGCGCTGGGCGCGGTCATCGCGCTGCTCATCGGCACCTATGACGGCTTCTTCGGGCCGGGGACGGGGACGTTCCTCATCATCGCCTTCTCGGGGCTGCTGGGGCACGGGCTGACGAGGGCCTCGGCGGACGCGAAGGTGGTGAACTTCGCGACGAACGTGGCGGCGGTGGCGCTCTTCGCCTATCGAGGCGTGGTGCTGTGGCACGTGGCGCTGCCCATGGCGGCGGCCCAGTTCACCGGCGCGTGGATCGGCGCGCACATGGCCGTGCGTGGGGGCGACAAGCTGGTGCGCAAGGTGGTGCTGCTGGTGGTGGTGGCGCTCGTCCTCAAGCTGGGTCGCGACGTGTTCGCCGGGTGAGGGGCGGCGTGGCCCCTCGTCCCGTGCCGCCCGCGCCCGCTCAGCCGATGAACACGAGCAGGCCGTGGCCGCGCTTCGCCACGGCGGCCGTGAACTTCTTCAGCTCCTCGAAGTAGGAGAAGAGCTCCTCCTCCGGGTCCAGGTCGGGCGGCGGCTCCTCCCAGAAGCCCGGGTAGATGTCCTCCTCCTGCAGCCGCGCTGGATCGTAGCGCTTGCGCAGCGTGCTCTCGGACAGGGCGTCGAGGGCCTTGGCGAGCTCCTTCACCTGCGCGGCGGTGAAGACGCGCGCGGTGCCCTCGTCCGAGGGGATGTCGCCCACGTCCTCGCCCCCGCGCACCAGGAAGTCCAGCGGTGCCTTGCCCTCCCAGGCCGTGCCGGTCAGCAGGTACTGAAGACCGTGCCACGTCTCGCCGATGTCGAGGTCCAGGAAGCGCGCGCCCTCCGTGTCCCCGAAGTCCTCCTCGTCATCGATGAAGTCCTCGAGCCTGTCGGGGTGCTCGAGCAGCTTCTGGCGCTGGTTCTCCGTCAGGCTGCGCAGTGTGCAGAGCATCTCCATGGGCCCCTCACAGCACCACGTGCTCGCGGTGCTCTCCGAAGACGTCGCGCATGGCGTCGGAGATCTCGCCCAGCGTCGCGTAGGCCTTCACCGCGTCGAGGATGAGCGGGATGAGGTTCTCGTCCGGGTTGGCCGCCGCCTTGCGCAGCGCGTCCACCGTGCGCTGGGCCGTGGCGTTGTCGCGCTCGGCGCGCAGCTTCTTCATGCGCTCGAGCTGCGTGCGCTCCACCGTCTCGTCCACGCGCAGCAGCCCCGAGGGCGGCGGCTCCTTCACCTGGAACTGGTTCACGCCCACCACGACGGTGCGCTTCTGCTCCACGTCGCGCTGGGCCTCGTAGGCCGCGTCCTGGATCTCGCCCTGCGGGTAGCCCTTGGCGATGGCCTCGACCATGCCACCCATCTCGTCGATGCGGCGGATGTAGTCCTCGGCCTTGGCCTCCAGCTCGTCCGTGAGCCGCTCCACCACGTACGAGCCGCCCATCGGGTCGATGACGTCGGCCACGCCCGACTCGTAGGCGATGACCTGCTGGGTGCGCAGCGCCAGCCGGGCGGACTCCTCGGACGGCAGCGCGAGTGCCTCGTCCCGGCTGTTGGTGTGCAGCGACTGGGTGCCGCCCATCACCGCCGCGAGCGCCTGAAGGGCCACGCGCACCACGTTGTTGTCCACCTGCTGCGCGGTGAGCGTGCTGCCCGCCGTCTGCGAGTGGAAGCGCAGCATCATCGAGCGAGGATCCTTCGCCTTGAAGCGCTCCTTCATGATGCGCGCCCACAGCCGGCGCGCCGCGCGGAACTTGGCGATCTCCTCCAGGAAGTTGTTGTGGACGTTGAAGAAGAAGGAGAGCCGGCCGGCGAACTCATCCACCTCCAGCCCCGCCTTGAGCGCCGCGTCCACGTAGGCGATGCCGTCGGCCAGCGTGAAGGCGATCTCCTGCGCCGCGGTGCTGCCGGCCTCGCGGATGTGGTAGCCGCTGATGGAGATGGGGTTCCACTTGGGCACCCGCTTCGCGCAGAAGGCGAAGAGGTTGGTGATGAGGCGCAGCGAGGGCCCCGGCGGGTAGATGTACGTCCCGCGCGCCATGTACTCCTTGAGGATGTCGTTCTGGACGGTGCCGGAGAGCTGCTCGAGCGCCACGCCGTTCTTCTCACCCACCGCCGCGTACAGGCACAGGAGGATGGGGGCGGTGGCGTTGATGGTCATCGACGTGGACACCTGGTCCAGGGGAATCCCCTTGAGCAGTACCTCCATGTCCTGCAGCGAGGAGATGGAGACGCCCACCTTGCCGACCTCGCCGTGCGCGCGTGGGTGGTCCGCGTCGCGGCCCATCTGCGTGGGCAGATCGAAGGCAACCGACAGTCCCGTCTGTCCGGACTGGAGCAGGTAGTGGTAGCGCTTGTTGGCGTCCTCGGCGGTGCCGAAGCCCGCGTACTGGCGCATCGTCCAGAAGCGGCCCCGGTACATGGTGGGCTGCACGCCGCGGGTGAAGGGGTACTCGCCCGGGAAGCCCAGCTTCTCCCCGTACTCCCCCTCGACGTCATCGGGGGTGTAGAGCGGCTCCATCGTGAGGCCGCTGGAGGTACGGAACTCCGGGTAGCGCTCGCCGGCCTTGCCCTTGGCCTTCTCGTACGTCTTCTGCCGCCAACGGGCCTTGTCCGCCTTCGTGTCTGCCATGGGGTCCTCTCTCCCTCTCCCTTTCGGGAGAGCACACCCTCTCCCCCTGGGAGTGGGGAGGGGGTGAGGGTCTACGTCCGGTCTACTCGACGACCACGAGCTTCGCGTTGATCTCCACCGCGGTGCCTTCCTTGGCGGGCAGCTCCACCACCTTGCCGGCCTTGGGGCTCTTCAGCTCGTTCTCCATCTTCATCGCCTCGACAACCACCAGGCCCTGACCTTCCTTCACCTCGTCGCCCAGCTTCACCAGCACCTTCACCACCTTGCCCGGCATGGGGGCGGCGATGACCTGCTTGCCCTCCACCGAGAAGCCCGCCGAGCCCGCGCGCAGGCGCAGCCGGCGCTCGTCCGCCACGTCGATGCGCGTCACCTGCCCCCGCACCAACACCTGCACCTCGTCGCCCTGCTCGTCGAACTCGACGCCGTAGGAGTGCCCATCCACCAGCATGGACACCGCGCCGTGATCCAACGTCAGCGCGTCCACGAGGAAGGTCTTCCCGTTGTGCGTGAGCTTGAAGCGGTTCTCTCCGGCCGGCTCGATGTCCACCGGCACCGCTTCCTTCTGTCCCTGCAGCTTCGCGAAGTAACGCATGGGAATTCGTCCCGGTTGCACGGGGGAGGGCCAGAGACCCTCACCCCGGCCCTCTCCCAGGGGGAGAGGGAGTTGACGGTTTAGCGCCAGCGGCGGCCCGACAGCCGCCACGCGGAGATGCCACCCTTGCCGCCCTGGGACGACGTCTGGGTGAGGGTCTTCGCCCGCTTCTGATCCCTCTGGTACGCGTACACCACGCTCGCCAGCAGCGCGGCCTCGGTCAGCTGCGGATCCTCGCCCTTGCCCAGCAGCGTCTCGTGCTCGCGCGTGAGGAAGCTCGTGTCGTAGTCGCCCTCGACGAACTCCGGGTGCGAGAGGATTCCCTTGAGGTAGCGCACGTTGGTGGTGATGCCCTTCACCACGTACTCGCCCAGCGCCCGCTTCGCCCGCTCGATGGCCTCGCGCCGCGTGGGGGCCCACACGGACAGCTTCGAAATCATCGGATCATAGACGTTGGGCACCGTGTACCCGGGGAACACGCCCGAGTCATCCCGGATGTACGGGCCACCCGGCACGCGCAGGTAGTTGATGCGGCCCGGGCTCGGCATGAAGTTGCGCGCGGGGTCCTCCGCGTAGATGCGCACCTCGATGGAGTGCCCGTTCGGCCTGGGCGCCTCGGTGTACGGGAGCTTCTCGCCCTCGGCGACCTTGATCTGCCAGGCCACCAGGTCCAGCCCCGTCACCCACTCCGTCACCGGGTGCTCCACCTGGAGGCGGGTGTTCATCTCCAGGAAGTAGAAGTTGCGGTGCACGTCGACGAGGAACTCCACCGTGCCCGCGCCCACGTAGCCCACGGCCTTGGCGGCCTTCACCGCCACCTCGCCCATCTTCGCGCGCAGCTCCGGCGAGAGGATGGGGCTGGGCGTCTCCTCCACCACCTTCTGGTGGCGGCGCTGCGCCGAGCACTCGCGCTCGTTGAGGTGGATGGTGTTGCCGTACTGGTCGGCGAACACCTGGATCTCCACGTGGTGCGGCTTCTCGAGGTACTTCTCGATGTAGACCGCGTCGTTGCCGAAGGCGTTCATCGCCTCGCTCTTGGCGGCGCGCCAGGAGGACTCGAAGTCCTCCATCCGCTCCACCTTGCGCATGCCCTTGCCACCACCACCACCGGCGGCCTTGAGCATCACCGGCACGCCGATCTTCTCGGCGTAGGCGCGGGCCTCCTCGACGGTGGCGATGGGCTCGGCGGTGCCGGGCACCACGGGGACGCCGGCCTTGATCATGTTCTGCCGGGCACGCGTCTTCTCGCCCATGGCGTCCATGGCCGAGGCGGGCGGGCCGATGAAGGTGATGCCGGCCTTCTCGCACGCGCGCACGAAGGACGCGTTCTCCGAGAGGAATCCATAGCCGGGGTGGATGGCGTCCGCGCCGGTCTGTCTGGCGGCCTCCAGAATCCGCTCCTGCACGAGGTAGCTCTCGCGCGAGGGCGGGGGACCCACCAGGACGGCCTGGTCGGCGGTGCGGACATGCAGGGCGGAGCGGTCCGCCTCGGAGTAGACCGCCACCGTGGAGATGCCGAGCTCCTTGCAGGTGCGCATCACCCGGACGGCGATCTCGCCGCGGTTGGCGACGAGGATTTTGCGGATCTTGGGCATGGGGCTCCCTTTAGCACAGGGGAGCAGGTGCCCGGCGAGCACGTTGGCGGCCAGGGCACCACCCTGTCCGCCAATACGCTCTACTACTCGGAGCCTGTAGCTCCTGACGACTACTTGCGGTGGCTGAGGTACTGCTCCATCAGCCTGCGGGCCTCGCTCAGCTTGGCCTCGACGAAGCGGTCATCCTCGTCCGGCTCGGGAGGAGCGGGGGGCTGCTCCGCCGGGTGCTGGCCCTTCTTGCCCTTGGTGGGAGCGGGGGCATGGGGCTCGTCACCGCCGAAGTCCACGGCCGCGGCGAGCAGGTTGCGGGCGGTTACTCCACCATCGAGCAGGCGGCCGAGCACGGGGGCCTCCAGGCCCAGCCAGCGCGCGGTTTGACGCACCACGTCGATGTACTCACCCTCGAGGGAGCGGGAGGGGCGGCCCGGCTCGCTCAGGGAGGCGCGGCCATAGCTGCCCACCTTGTCGGTGTAGAGGCCCACGGCCTGGTCGCGGAAGTCGCGAGCCACGGCGCGCACGAGGGAGTCCAGGTGGTCCTCGGGGACGGCCTTGCCACCGGAGGGGGTGAGTTTCAGCTCGGCCACGCGCCAGCCGGCGTCGGCCAGGGCGGTCGCGGACTCCACCCAGCGCACCTCTGGCATGGGGACATTCGCGGTCTCACACGCCCGGGAGAGCGTCTGGCGAAGGGCGGTGAGGTTGCCTTCGATGTCGGCGAGGAAGAGGACGAGGCGGGGTTGAGACAAAAGAGGGGCTCCTTAAATCTGGTGCGCTCCTTCAAGCACGAACGCCCCCCCCAAAATTTCCTGGGGGAGGCGTTCTGTCTTCTTCCGGGAGAAGAGGCCCGCTCGCCTGCCTGCTTCCGGGACTACAGCGGGATGTTGCCGTGCTTGCGCGGCGGGTTCTCCTGGCGCTTGTTCTTGAGCATCTCCAGGGCGCGGATGACCTTGGCGCGCGTCTCCTCGGGGCGGATGACCTCGTCGATGTAGCCCAGCTCGGCCGCCTTGAAGGGGTTGGCGAACTTCTCGCGGTAGTCGTTCACCAGGCGGGTGCGCTCGGCGTTGGCGTCCGCGGCCTTCTGCAGCTCGTTGCGGAAGATGATGTTGACCGCGCCCTCGGGGCCCATGACGGCGATCTCCGCCGTGGGGTAGGCGTAGTTGATGTCCGCGCGGATGTGCTTGGACGCCATCACGTCGTAGGCACCGCCGTAGGCCTTGCGGGTGATGAGGGTGATTTTGGGGACGGTGGCCTCGGCGAAGGCGTAGAGCAGCTTGGCACCGTGGGTGATGATGCCCCCCCACTCCTGGTCGGTGCCAGGCAGGAATCCGGGCACGTCCACCAGGGTGATGAGCGGGATGTTGAAGCAGTCGCAGAAGCGCACGAAGCGCGCGGCCTTCACGCTCGCGTCGATGTCGAGGCAGCCCGCCAGTACCGCGGGCTGGTTGGCCACGATGCCCACCGACTTGCCGTTCATGCGCGCGAAGCCGACGACCATGTTCTTCGCGAAGTGCTCCTGCACCTCGAAGAAGTGCTTGTTGTCGACGACGGCGCGGATGATCTCCTTGATGTCGTAGGGCTTGTTCGGGTTGCTGGGGACGACCGTCTTCAGGCTCTCCTCGGCGCGGAAGGGATCATCGTCGCAGGGCTGGGCGGGCGGATCCTCCTGGTTGTTGGAGGGGAGGAACGAGAGCAGCTCGCGCGTCATGAGGATGGCGCTCTGCTCGTTCTCCGCGGCGAAGTGCGCCACGCCGGACTTCTGGTTGTGCGTCAGCGCGCCGCCCAGGTCCTCCTTGGTCACCTCCTCGTGCGTCACCGTCTTGATGACGTCCGGGCCGGTGATGAACATGTAGGAGGTGTCCTTCACCATCATGATGAAGTCCGTGATGGCGGGCGAGTACACGGCGCCACCGGCGCACGGGCCGAGGATGAGGGAGATCTGCGGCACCACGCCCGAGGCGAGGGTGTTGCGCAGGAAGATGTCGGCGTAGCCGGCGAGGCTCTCGACGCCCTCCTGGATGCGCGCGCCGCCCGAGTCGTTCAGGCCGATGACGGGAGCGCCCACGCGCATGGCCATGTCCATGATCTTGCAGATCTTCTGGGCATAGGCGCCGGAGAGCGAGCCGCCGAAGACGGTGAAGTCCTGGGCGAAGACGAAGACCTGGCGGCCCTCGACGGTGCCGTAGCCGGTGACGACACCGTCGCCGAGGATCTTCTTGTCACCCATGCCGAAGTCGTTGCTGCGGTGGGTGACGAACTTGTCGAGCTCCGTGAAGGAGCCGGGGTCGAGCAGCAGGTCGATGCGCTCGCGGGCGGTGAGCTTGCCGGCCTCGTGCTGCTTGGCGATGCGGTCAGCGCCACCGCCCAGCTCGGCCTGCTTCTCCATCTGCTGCAGCCGGGCGCGAAGGGGATCCTTTTCCGTGGTTCCGTCCATGGGTCGCGCATCTAGCACGATTGGGGCCGGGAGGGGGGACCTGGGGCATGGGGCATGGCGAGAAGCCCGGAGGACGATGGATGAGCATCACTTCTAGACGCCCGGACGCGGTGTGGGCGAAAGTGTGTACGCGACATGACCCATCGCGTTATCGACCAGTTCCTCCGAGCCACTTGCTGCTTCCCCCGCATGGGCGTGTTGGCCCTGGTGGCGAGCGTGCTGCTGGCGGGATGCGTCACGGTGGCACCGCCTGAGAGGGCGGTAGTGATTGATGAGGCGGAGAGGGTCTTCGTCACGCTGTCCTCGGATTTCGAGCCGGTGCAGGTGGGAAATGCTGAGTTCACGGGCGCCCTGACTCAGTTGCTGGTGGAAATGCCGCTGCGGGTGGCTCCCGCTACCATCCCTATGCAGCCCGGGCGGCGGTACGCGCTGGCTTCGGAGCCCGTGTCTCGTGGTGAGACATGGCACTACTCGGAACTGGCCCGGTCCTACGGACGCTTCTGCGAACGACGAGGCACTCCGGGTGACTGCCTCTCCCTCTTCGAGGATGGTTCGCGCCTGCAAAGCGATGACAAGCGCCGTATCGCATTGGCGCTGGCCGTGGTACCGGCGCTGGAGGGCGTGGATGCGGAGGTGCGGTCCATGCTCAACCCCTCGCGTGTTGTGGCCATGGCGAGTATCACCCTCACGGCTTATATTGCGTATTCCGGCCATCGTGATCACCCAGATCGGTCGATCGTGATCACCTGGATCGGTCATCGTGATCGGAGCGAAGCGACGCTGACCGGGCGGGCCCCCGTCAGCGGCCCTCCTCGGCTCCTCCGCTCCAGGCCGCCACCTCTCAACAGGGCTCCTATCCGTCCTATACTTCATCGACGCCAGCAGGTCGAATGGGGCCATCAGCAGCAGTGCTACAGGAAGCGAATGAGTCCAGACCGAATGGTTCTTTTGAGGCATGACGATACACCTGCGCAAATGAGGAACATTGGGCGGCGATCTGTCTCTCCAGGACGTTACTCAAGGATGTCTAAGCAGATGGCCGCAACAACGACTTCCGTTGTTGTTGCGGCTCAATGGTCTGCAGACTTGGCGGTGTCCATGTCGATACCCCAGCGATGGGCGCATCGCACCCATCATGGCGAATGAAGCAACGTCAATATCGGGCAAGCTTCAACCACATGACTGACCAGGGAGACAGGATTTGAACCTGTCTCCCCTATCCCACGGCGATTCAGCGACTCTCGCAGCTTGAGTCTTTGATGTTTTTTGAGCTAAGGAAGCCTGAACGCTCATCCGGAATGAATGGCCGTCTTGGGATTCTAGAATTGAGGAGAATATGTCTGACTTCGCATCATCGAGCGACGGTAGACGAGTTTTTGGGGGCGCCTGTAGATGGCTGTTTTTGGGGGTTGCTCTTCTCGCAACGGTTGCGAGCGCGGGAAGGAGAGTCAGCTATGAGGTGCGCGTAAACACGTATCCGCAGCAAGACTATGGGCAAGCGGAAGGTACCATTGCTGGAGCCTACAGGTCGGCTGACTCGAATCAGTACATCGCCTGTCAAGTGCGTGCGGAAGGCCTGATGGGCCCCTCTACGCGTACTCTCAAGTGCGAAGCCGCCAATGCGGATGGCATCGTCGGGTCGTGCACTCTTCAGAATGCGCCACAGTCACTAGTCGATATGGTGATGTCAATAGTCGACACGGACTACATTTGGTTTAGGTGGTCTCTCTCTACGGGGACTTGCACCAATATCGCAGTAGAGCGTGGCTCCCTCCAGATTCCTCGATAGAAAGAGGGAAATCTGCACGTCCGGTTCGATGAGCGGCGTGGAGGAAACGGACCGTGGGTGAGACTCGGCGAGAAGACGAGCGAGAGTGGACCTTCGCAGCAGGCGCCGACGAACCCGAGCGGCACCGCGCCTCCCGTCGACTCTACCCTGCTGACGCTGCTGGGAACTGCTGGCGAGAGCCTTCGGCATGGAGCGCGGCCTCAAAGCCAACACCTCCAAGAAGCGCACCTACTCCCTCTTCCGCCAGGGCTGCATGTACTACCAGGCTCTGCCCAACATGCCCGAAGCCCGGTTGCGGCCTCTCATTGAACGCTTCGCCCAACTCGTCTGCGAGCAGCTCGTTTTCCGTGAAGCCTTTGGCCTTTTATGAGGGGATGCCTCAGGTCGCCCCCTGTCGCTCCATCCTTGAGTTCCTCTACCTCCTCCCCAGTGGCTCAGTCCTGACTTTTTCAGTAACCTGCCAGGCCGGTGACATTTTTTGCCAGGGAGTGACGCAAAATGTCCGCTGCCCGCTGCCCGCGGCCCCGTCGCCGAGAGTGGGAGTGGGTGCGCACGGTGCTGGCCCACCCGGTGCATCATTGCAAGGCTCACCGCGCCGAAAGGGCTCCTCATGTGCCGCAACCCGCTGCTGCTCCTCCTGGTGCTCCTCACCGCATCGACCGCTTCCGCGGAGTACGACGAGGAAGAGCCCCCGCCGATGCTCGAGAGCTCGAGCCGCTTCTCGCTCCAGACCGGCTGGCGGTACACCCCCAACACCCGGTTCTATGATGACTACTATTCGCAGCCGGGGAACCGGAACCTGGAGCGCTCGGGGGATGCGATTGGAGGGCCACTGCTGGCGGCCACCTTCGCCTATTCTCCGATGGAGTGGCTGGAGCTGGGAGCCGATCTGTTCGCCACCTACGAGCGAATGCAGCTCACCCGCCAGCCAGGGCTGAACGCCATGACTTTTGGAGCACTCGTGGGCCTGCGCTTCCAGAAGCTGCTTGAGATAGGACCCGAGGGGCTGGTTCCCTCGGTGGGAGCCCTCATGGGGCCCCTGTTCGCCGCCTCGTTCTTCGATGGAGGGGGCTCGGTGGAGAACACCTCCATGACGATCGGAGGAACGGTGGGGGCGACCCTGCGCCTCAGCGAGAAATGGGGGATCGTTTTCGAGTACCGGCTGCTCTTCGCCAAGGGCGTGGCGGAAGAGGGAGGCGTTTACGATGCGGTCGGGAACTGGTTCTCCGTGGGCATGACCTACCAGCTCCCATCGGTGCCGGACCGGCCAATGAGAAAACTCTTCTAGCGTCCGGCCGCGACTCGCCTTCGCGGCTGGTGAGGATGAATGGCTACCCTG contains:
- a CDS encoding TSUP family transporter, whose protein sequence is MEVTSLEIVLLCVAALTAGVVDAIAGGGGLVTLPALLATGLPTHVVLGTNKGQSVFGAFAALVRFWRAGLLSGKLAAITFPLGLVGSFIGAALVLLMRPEVLKPVVLVLLVIVAAFLAFRRGPPPGERPEPPFKRMLALGAVIALLIGTYDGFFGPGTGTFLIIAFSGLLGHGLTRASADAKVVNFATNVAAVALFAYRGVVLWHVALPMAAAQFTGAWIGAHMAVRGGDKLVRKVVLLVVVALVLKLGRDVFAG
- a CDS encoding YfbM family protein, whose protein sequence is MEMLCTLRSLTENQRQKLLEHPDRLEDFIDDEEDFGDTEGARFLDLDIGETWHGLQYLLTGTAWEGKAPLDFLVRGGEDVGDIPSDEGTARVFTAAQVKELAKALDALSESTLRKRYDPARLQEEDIYPGFWEEPPPDLDPEEELFSYFEELKKFTAAVAKRGHGLLVFIG
- a CDS encoding acyl-CoA mutase large subunit family protein codes for the protein MADTKADKARWRQKTYEKAKGKAGERYPEFRTSSGLTMEPLYTPDDVEGEYGEKLGFPGEYPFTRGVQPTMYRGRFWTMRQYAGFGTAEDANKRYHYLLQSGQTGLSVAFDLPTQMGRDADHPRAHGEVGKVGVSISSLQDMEVLLKGIPLDQVSTSMTINATAPILLCLYAAVGEKNGVALEQLSGTVQNDILKEYMARGTYIYPPGPSLRLITNLFAFCAKRVPKWNPISISGYHIREAGSTAAQEIAFTLADGIAYVDAALKAGLEVDEFAGRLSFFFNVHNNFLEEIAKFRAARRLWARIMKERFKAKDPRSMMLRFHSQTAGSTLTAQQVDNNVVRVALQALAAVMGGTQSLHTNSRDEALALPSEESARLALRTQQVIAYESGVADVIDPMGGSYVVERLTDELEAKAEDYIRRIDEMGGMVEAIAKGYPQGEIQDAAYEAQRDVEQKRTVVVGVNQFQVKEPPPSGLLRVDETVERTQLERMKKLRAERDNATAQRTVDALRKAAANPDENLIPLILDAVKAYATLGEISDAMRDVFGEHREHVVL
- a CDS encoding biotin/lipoyl-containing protein, giving the protein MRYFAKLQGQKEAVPVDIEPAGENRFKLTHNGKTFLVDALTLDHGAVSMLVDGHSYGVEFDEQGDEVQVLVRGQVTRIDVADERRLRLRAGSAGFSVEGKQVIAAPMPGKVVKVLVKLGDEVKEGQGLVVVEAMKMENELKSPKAGKVVELPAKEGTAVEINAKLVVVE
- the accC gene encoding acetyl-CoA carboxylase biotin carboxylase subunit; translation: MPKIRKILVANRGEIAVRVMRTCKELGISTVAVYSEADRSALHVRTADQAVLVGPPPSRESYLVQERILEAARQTGADAIHPGYGFLSENASFVRACEKAGITFIGPPASAMDAMGEKTRARQNMIKAGVPVVPGTAEPIATVEEARAYAEKIGVPVMLKAAGGGGGKGMRKVERMEDFESSWRAAKSEAMNAFGNDAVYIEKYLEKPHHVEIQVFADQYGNTIHLNERECSAQRRHQKVVEETPSPILSPELRAKMGEVAVKAAKAVGYVGAGTVEFLVDVHRNFYFLEMNTRLQVEHPVTEWVTGLDLVAWQIKVAEGEKLPYTEAPRPNGHSIEVRIYAEDPARNFMPSPGRINYLRVPGGPYIRDDSGVFPGYTVPNVYDPMISKLSVWAPTRREAIERAKRALGEYVVKGITTNVRYLKGILSHPEFVEGDYDTSFLTREHETLLGKGEDPQLTEAALLASVVYAYQRDQKRAKTLTQTSSQGGKGGISAWRLSGRRWR
- a CDS encoding acyl-CoA carboxylase subunit beta, with the translated sequence MDGTTEKDPLRARLQQMEKQAELGGGADRIAKQHEAGKLTARERIDLLLDPGSFTELDKFVTHRSNDFGMGDKKILGDGVVTGYGTVEGRQVFVFAQDFTVFGGSLSGAYAQKICKIMDMAMRVGAPVIGLNDSGGARIQEGVESLAGYADIFLRNTLASGVVPQISLILGPCAGGAVYSPAITDFIMMVKDTSYMFITGPDVIKTVTHEEVTKEDLGGALTHNQKSGVAHFAAENEQSAILMTRELLSFLPSNNQEDPPAQPCDDDPFRAEESLKTVVPSNPNKPYDIKEIIRAVVDNKHFFEVQEHFAKNMVVGFARMNGKSVGIVANQPAVLAGCLDIDASVKAARFVRFCDCFNIPLITLVDVPGFLPGTDQEWGGIITHGAKLLYAFAEATVPKITLITRKAYGGAYDVMASKHIRADINYAYPTAEIAVMGPEGAVNIIFRNELQKAADANAERTRLVNDYREKFANPFKAAELGYIDEVIRPEETRAKVIRALEMLKNKRQENPPRKHGNIPL